The Flavobacterium sp. CBA20B-1 genome includes the window AGATTAAGGATATTTTCTACCGAGAAATTTTCCATCAGCTGTACTTTGTAATAGGCATTTACAGATGCACCTAATTCAAAGCGCATGCTTTTTCCTTGTTCCACACCAAACGATTCTTTGAAGTCGGTAAAGTGTTTGTGTACGAAAATAAAGCGTGCAGTTGCTGGTGCAATGTTTACTTTAAAATTATCGTTTTTCTTCCACAACATCCCTAAACCTGTTTGCCAAAATGCGGGCGACATGAAGTGCGATATACGTTCGGTTTGATCATCTGGGTTTAAACCAACATCAAATTGGGTTTTGAAATTGGTAAACGCAGAGTAGTACCACTCGCCTTTTGCTTTTTTTCCCAAAACGGAATTAATCTCTAAACGGTCGTCGGTTTTTTGTTGATCTTGTCCGCTGATTTTATTGATACCGTACGAAGCAATGAATTTGTTATCCCAAACCCAATCAGCTTTTTTATAATTGATGTCATAATTCAAAGACCCATTGATGGCTACGTTATTAGCACCACCGGCTTGCCATTGTGAAAAACTAGACTGGCTGCCCAAAATAGCAATAACTCCTTTTTTAGTCCACAAGGTGTCTTTTTTAACCTCTGCTTCTTGGGCTTGAAAGACTTGTGAAGCAAGCAAAAAACTCGCAAAAATAATTTTCTTCATAATTTTCAACTAATTTTCTATTTTTTTCTTTTATATATAGGCACTGCCGAACAAGCTTCGCCAAACATGATAGACCGTGCATGATTCATCATTTTTTGGGTTGCCATAACATAACCTTCTTCCGGAATTGGTTTTTTAGAACATCCTTTTATGATTACAGGCTGATTATCGTAAACAGAAAAATCTAACTTATCGATCAATTGCTGATAATAAGTAAGGATTAACTGATCTGCCGATCCTTGAACCACCATTTTTGAAAACGGCTGTACGTATGACGATACCAACATGAATGCCCAAGACGGTAAAATAGCATCGGTTGAACACGTTATTGCAACCAATTTATCTTGATAAACGGTAAAATCGAAATTTTTCAAAGCATCTCTAAATTCTTTTTCCTTTAAGATAAAACCTTGAAAAAGCCATTGCGAAATATCTAAAACAACCGGTTTTTCTTGCGGATAATAATCTTCCAAATCAAAAATTACCAGACTGCTTTGCGCAACCTTATTTATAATTTCTTCTTCCATATTACAGCATTCCAAGTTCTAACTTCGCTTCTTCGCTCATCATGTCTTTATCCCAAGGCGGATCGAATGTTAGTTCGATCTCTACATCTTTCACTATGTCAATAGAGCTTACTTTTTCTTTTACCTCCATAGGCAGGGTTTCGGCCACGGGACAGTTGGGCGATGTTAGTGTCATTAGAATTTTCACTTCGTAGCTTTCGTTTACAAAAACGTCGTAAATTAATCCTAATTCGTAAATATCTACAGGTATTTCGGGGTCGAAAATGGTTTTTAAAACGCGAACGATATTTTCTCCTAATTCGTTCATATCTATTTGTTCTTCCATGATATTAGTTGGCTTGAAGGGCGATTGCATATAATTTTATTTGTTTTAGCATGGATACCAAACCGTTGGCACGCGTTGGCGACAAATGTTCTTTTAGTCCGATTTCATCGATAAAAGATGTGTCGGCATTCATTACATCGGCAGCTTTTTGGTTAGAAAATGTTCTTATTAAA containing:
- a CDS encoding DUF2480 family protein, yielding MEEEIINKVAQSSLVIFDLEDYYPQEKPVVLDISQWLFQGFILKEKEFRDALKNFDFTVYQDKLVAITCSTDAILPSWAFMLVSSYVQPFSKMVVQGSADQLILTYYQQLIDKLDFSVYDNQPVIIKGCSKKPIPEEGYVMATQKMMNHARSIMFGEACSAVPIYKRKK
- a CDS encoding iron-sulfur cluster assembly protein; the protein is MEEQIDMNELGENIVRVLKTIFDPEIPVDIYELGLIYDVFVNESYEVKILMTLTSPNCPVAETLPMEVKEKVSSIDIVKDVEIELTFDPPWDKDMMSEEAKLELGML
- a CDS encoding DUF3078 domain-containing protein produces the protein MKKIIFASFLLASQVFQAQEAEVKKDTLWTKKGVIAILGSQSSFSQWQAGGANNVAINGSLNYDINYKKADWVWDNKFIASYGINKISGQDQQKTDDRLEINSVLGKKAKGEWYYSAFTNFKTQFDVGLNPDDQTERISHFMSPAFWQTGLGMLWKKNDNFKVNIAPATARFIFVHKHFTDFKESFGVEQGKSMRFELGASVNAYYKVQLMENFSVENILNLYSNYLEDPQNVDVDYQLNAVLKVNKYISTNLTFQALYDDNAYKGFQTRHTLGVGLNYIF